The following are from one region of the Actinopolyspora halophila DSM 43834 genome:
- a CDS encoding M20 family metallopeptidase: protein MSTDSSRPRESVRESGGDRRRDAAGFADPAGAESRPVRAEDWRAAVEHRREELIELSHDLHANPETSLREHRSAARVAERLAEHGFTVERPVAGLETAFTAEYGSGDFVVGLCAEYDALPEVGHACGHNIIAAAAVGAALMLAEHAAELGITVRVLGTPAEETGGGKITMLEAGLFDRVAVALMVHPGPTEACAPRSLAITDLRVCYTGRAAHAAAAPELGVNAADAVTVAQVAIGLRRQHLEPAQMVHGIVTSGGAAPNIVPERAVAEYNLRAADPTSLERLERWIRACFEAGATATGCSVEIVRLSPVYTELNPDEWLAETYRSAVTELGRAPLARAEEHRDVIGSTDMGNVSRRIPSAHPMIALECGEAVNHQAEFAAACATDSADRAVLDGAAALACTAATAALTPEQRERLLTAVEERNPSEVRQASNRLSDSGGVV, encoded by the coding sequence ATGAGTACCGATTCCTCGCGACCCCGTGAATCCGTCCGTGAATCCGGTGGCGACCGCCGCCGCGACGCCGCAGGCTTCGCAGACCCCGCAGGGGCGGAGTCCCGTCCGGTCCGCGCGGAGGACTGGCGTGCCGCCGTGGAACACCGTCGGGAAGAACTGATCGAGCTCTCCCACGACCTCCACGCGAATCCGGAAACCAGTCTCCGGGAACACCGGAGCGCGGCTCGGGTCGCCGAACGACTCGCCGAACACGGATTCACGGTCGAACGACCGGTGGCCGGGCTGGAGACGGCCTTCACGGCCGAGTACGGCTCGGGGGATTTCGTCGTGGGGCTGTGTGCCGAGTACGACGCGCTGCCCGAGGTCGGGCACGCCTGCGGGCACAACATCATCGCCGCGGCCGCGGTGGGAGCGGCGCTGATGCTGGCCGAGCACGCCGCGGAACTGGGGATCACGGTGCGCGTGCTCGGCACTCCGGCTGAGGAGACGGGCGGTGGCAAGATCACCATGCTCGAGGCGGGACTGTTCGACCGGGTGGCCGTCGCCCTGATGGTCCACCCCGGGCCGACGGAAGCCTGCGCTCCGCGTTCGCTGGCGATCACGGATCTGCGGGTGTGCTACACCGGCCGTGCGGCTCATGCGGCGGCCGCCCCGGAACTCGGCGTCAACGCGGCCGACGCCGTCACGGTGGCCCAGGTGGCCATCGGGCTGCGGCGGCAACACCTCGAGCCCGCGCAGATGGTGCACGGAATCGTGACCTCGGGAGGAGCGGCTCCGAACATCGTCCCCGAGCGGGCCGTGGCCGAGTACAACCTCCGGGCGGCGGATCCGACGTCCCTCGAGCGGCTGGAGCGGTGGATCAGGGCCTGCTTCGAGGCGGGGGCCACCGCCACGGGGTGTTCCGTGGAAATCGTCCGGCTCTCCCCGGTCTACACCGAGCTGAACCCCGACGAGTGGTTGGCGGAGACCTACCGTTCGGCGGTGACCGAGCTCGGTCGTGCTCCGCTGGCGCGGGCCGAGGAGCACCGTGACGTCATCGGCAGTACGGACATGGGAAACGTCAGCCGGCGGATCCCCTCCGCGCATCCGATGATCGCACTGGAGTGCGGGGAAGCGGTCAATCATCAGGCGGAGTTCGCGGCGGCCTGTGCCACGGATTCGGCGGACCGGGCCGTGCTCGACGGAGCGGCCGCGCTGGCGTGCACCGCGGCCACGGCCGCGCTCACCCCCGAGCAGCGCGAACGTTTGCTCACCGCCGTCGAAGAACGAAACCCCTCCGAGGTTCGACAGGCGTCGAACCGACTCTCCGATTCGGGAGGCGTGGTGTGA
- a CDS encoding amidohydrolase, which translates to MTALDSRGPNTHGGNSVIDTADPVAGPFDERAEDREPHAGVAGVDEAGDPSSPGRTPSTGPEPAQQETMGGVRSGVTDLGEGRGPGWLDEWLAANSERVVAWRRQLHSEPELSRDEHRTTGWLAERLTELGLRPRILPVGTGLVCDLGSESSNGRTIALRADIDALPLTEATGAPFASNTQGVAHCCGHDAHTAVLLGAATALAAAPRLPGRVRLIFQPAEEVMPGGALDVLAAGGLDGVDRIFGLHCDPRLPVGTVGTRIGALTSASDLLEIRLNSQGGHTSRPHLTGDLVYALGSLITGLPGLLSRRVDPRTGTVLAWGAVRSGEAANAIPQEGMLRGTVRTGDRDTWSELGPLVRELVQGLLDPLGVGFDLQHRRGVPPVVNDAESTRLMRAAVGEALGEQAQSGTPQSSGGEDFGWYLEHAPGSFARLGVAGPDTTSTDLHQPNFEMDERALLVGVRTMVHTALGALRD; encoded by the coding sequence GTGACCGCGTTGGATTCTCGTGGACCGAACACCCACGGTGGTAACTCCGTGATCGACACGGCCGATCCGGTGGCCGGCCCGTTCGACGAACGGGCCGAGGACCGGGAGCCGCACGCTGGCGTGGCGGGGGTGGACGAGGCAGGCGACCCCTCGTCACCGGGGCGAACGCCGTCCACCGGGCCGGAACCGGCTCAGCAGGAGACCATGGGCGGTGTGCGCTCCGGGGTGACTGATCTCGGTGAGGGACGCGGGCCAGGTTGGCTGGACGAGTGGCTGGCGGCCAACTCCGAGCGCGTCGTGGCCTGGCGCAGGCAGTTGCACTCCGAGCCCGAGCTCTCGCGCGACGAGCACCGCACGACCGGCTGGTTGGCCGAGCGGCTCACCGAGCTCGGGCTGCGACCGCGGATCCTTCCCGTGGGGACGGGGCTGGTCTGTGATCTGGGCAGCGAGTCGTCCAACGGTCGAACGATCGCGCTGCGGGCCGACATCGACGCGCTGCCGCTGACCGAGGCGACCGGGGCGCCGTTCGCCTCGAACACGCAGGGAGTCGCGCACTGCTGCGGGCACGACGCCCACACCGCCGTGCTGCTGGGGGCGGCCACGGCCCTGGCCGCGGCACCCCGGCTGCCCGGCCGGGTGCGGCTGATCTTCCAGCCCGCCGAGGAGGTCATGCCCGGGGGCGCTCTCGACGTGTTGGCGGCCGGGGGGCTGGACGGTGTCGACCGGATCTTCGGTCTGCACTGCGATCCGCGGCTGCCCGTCGGCACGGTCGGCACCAGGATAGGTGCGCTGACCTCGGCCAGCGATCTGCTCGAGATCCGGTTGAACTCCCAGGGCGGGCACACCTCCAGGCCCCACCTGACCGGGGACCTCGTGTACGCGCTCGGAAGCCTGATAACCGGACTGCCCGGGCTGCTCTCCCGGCGTGTGGACCCGCGTACCGGGACGGTGCTGGCCTGGGGCGCCGTCCGTTCGGGAGAGGCGGCCAACGCCATCCCCCAGGAGGGGATGCTGCGGGGAACGGTGCGCACCGGGGACCGGGACACCTGGTCCGAGCTGGGACCGCTGGTTCGTGAACTGGTTCAGGGGCTGCTGGACCCGTTGGGCGTCGGATTCGACCTGCAGCATCGTCGCGGGGTACCGCCCGTGGTCAACGACGCCGAGAGCACGCGCCTGATGCGGGCAGCCGTGGGCGAGGCTCTGGGGGAGCAGGCCCAGAGCGGGACTCCGCAGTCCTCGGGCGGCGAGGACTTCGGCTGGTACCTGGAGCACGCACCGGGGTCGTTCGCGCGGCTCGGGGTGGCCGGTCCGGACACCACCAGCACGGATCTGCACCAGCCGAACTTCGAAATGGACGAGCGCGCGTTGCTCGTCGGGGTGCGCACCATGGTGCACACGGCACTGGGCGCGCTGCGGGATTAG
- a CDS encoding CopG family transcriptional regulator, which translates to MRTTLRLDDDVLAAVQERARREKRSAGQVLSELARQALTRSGHPTETRGASHHGFRPLPHRGAAVSNALIDQLREDESE; encoded by the coding sequence ATGCGCACTACGCTTCGCTTGGACGATGATGTGCTGGCCGCGGTCCAGGAGCGGGCTCGTCGGGAGAAACGTTCGGCCGGACAAGTGTTGTCGGAACTCGCCCGCCAGGCACTCACCCGCTCGGGGCATCCGACCGAGACACGAGGGGCCTCACATCACGGTTTCCGTCCGTTGCCCCATCGCGGAGCCGCCGTCTCGAACGCACTCATCGACCAGCTCCGTGAGGACGAATCCGAGTGA
- a CDS encoding TA system VapC family ribonuclease toxin, which yields MRRALLDVNVLLALLDSDHVDHQRAHEWLDGNSAAGWSSCSITENGFVRVISQPRYPSPVPPAEAIELLAQTRRDSDHEFWACEVSLLDPNLIDRSRLHGHRQITDSYLLALAVAYGGRLVTFGDSLPLSAVHGADEGHLTVL from the coding sequence GTGAGAAGGGCCCTGCTCGACGTCAACGTGCTGTTGGCCCTGCTGGACAGCGATCACGTCGACCATCAACGAGCCCACGAGTGGCTGGATGGCAACAGCGCAGCCGGGTGGTCCTCGTGCTCGATCACCGAAAACGGCTTCGTCCGCGTCATCAGCCAGCCGCGCTACCCCAGTCCCGTACCGCCGGCCGAGGCCATCGAGCTCCTTGCCCAGACCCGCCGTGACAGCGATCACGAGTTCTGGGCGTGCGAGGTCAGCCTGCTGGATCCGAACCTGATCGACCGTTCACGGCTGCACGGTCATCGTCAGATCACCGATTCCTACCTGTTGGCGTTGGCCGTCGCGTACGGCGGACGTCTGGTCACCTTCGGCGACTCACTTCCACTGTCCGCCGTACACGGCGCCGACGAAGGACACCTCACGGTCTTGTAG
- a CDS encoding gamma-glutamylcyclotransferase — MPLYAAYGSNMDPAQMFERAPHSPVAGTGWLMDWRLTFGGEDLGWEGSLATLVEEPGAHVFTVLYDVSPEDEQVLDRWEGSELEMHKKLRLRIHTLDGPTIAWLYVLDAYEGGLPSARYLGLIADAAETAGAPEDYVTELRNKPCTNVGP, encoded by the coding sequence GTGCCGCTATACGCCGCCTACGGCTCCAACATGGATCCGGCTCAGATGTTCGAACGCGCCCCGCACTCGCCCGTCGCGGGGACGGGATGGTTGATGGACTGGCGGCTCACCTTCGGTGGTGAGGACCTGGGCTGGGAGGGCTCGCTCGCCACGCTCGTCGAGGAACCCGGCGCGCACGTGTTCACCGTGCTCTACGACGTCAGCCCGGAGGACGAGCAGGTGCTGGACCGCTGGGAGGGCTCGGAGCTCGAGATGCACAAGAAGCTGCGGCTGCGCATCCACACCCTCGACGGCCCCACCATCGCCTGGTTGTACGTGCTGGACGCCTACGAGGGCGGCCTCCCCTCGGCCCGCTACCTCGGGCTGATCGCCGACGCCGCCGAAACCGCCGGAGCTCCCGAGGACTACGTGACGGAGCTGCGCAACAAGCCCTGCACCAACGTGGGGCCGTAA
- a CDS encoding NAD(P)H-quinone dehydrogenase: MTRIVIMGGGPAGYEAALVAAQNGADVTLVEAEGLGGACVLYDCVPSKTFIASGGARSSIRDVQELGIRVKEGAADVDTAVVHGRVKGLALAQSADIRSRVHREGVRILGGHARFVDETPGLAQHRIRVDLSDGGQEELVADSVLISTGATPRILPGAQPDGERVLTWRQLYDLPELPEHLAVVGSGVTGVEFASAYAEMGVKVTLVSSRDRVLPHEDADAAAVLEEVFSERGASVVKHARADRIDRTDSGVLIHLNDGRRIEASHALMTVGSVPNTSDIGLDRIGVELDRGGYIPVDRVSRTNATGVYAAGDCTGVLLLASVAAMQGRIAMWHVLGEGVTPIKLKTVAANVFTHPEIATVGISQQSIESGEVPARSVVLPLSGNPRAKMEGVRRGFLKVFCRPATGVVVGGVVVAPNASELILPLALSVQNQVTVEDLANTFSVYPALSGSLTEAGRQLMRHDDLD; the protein is encoded by the coding sequence GTGACCCGCATCGTAATCATGGGAGGCGGACCGGCTGGATACGAGGCCGCCCTCGTGGCAGCGCAGAACGGGGCGGACGTCACGCTGGTCGAGGCGGAAGGGCTGGGCGGGGCCTGCGTGCTCTACGACTGCGTTCCGTCCAAGACCTTCATAGCCTCCGGCGGTGCGCGCTCCTCCATTCGCGACGTCCAGGAGCTGGGGATCCGGGTCAAGGAGGGCGCCGCGGACGTGGACACGGCCGTGGTGCACGGCCGGGTCAAGGGCCTGGCCCTGGCGCAGTCGGCCGACATACGCTCCCGGGTTCACCGCGAGGGAGTCCGGATCCTGGGCGGGCACGCCCGCTTCGTCGACGAGACGCCGGGACTGGCCCAGCACCGCATCCGGGTGGACCTCAGCGACGGTGGTCAGGAGGAGTTGGTCGCCGATTCCGTGCTGATCTCCACCGGGGCCACTCCGCGCATCCTTCCCGGGGCGCAGCCGGACGGTGAACGCGTCCTGACCTGGCGCCAGCTCTACGACCTGCCGGAACTGCCCGAGCACCTCGCCGTGGTGGGCTCGGGGGTGACCGGTGTCGAGTTCGCCTCGGCCTACGCCGAGATGGGGGTCAAGGTCACCCTGGTGTCCAGCCGTGACCGGGTGCTGCCGCACGAGGACGCCGACGCGGCCGCCGTGCTGGAGGAGGTCTTCTCCGAACGCGGTGCCAGCGTGGTCAAGCACGCCAGGGCCGACCGGATCGACCGGACGGACTCGGGTGTGCTGATCCACCTGAACGACGGGCGGCGGATCGAGGCCAGCCACGCCCTGATGACCGTGGGGTCCGTGCCGAACACCTCGGACATCGGGTTGGACCGCATCGGCGTGGAGCTCGACCGCGGCGGCTACATCCCGGTGGACCGGGTCTCGCGGACCAACGCGACCGGGGTTTACGCCGCGGGGGACTGCACCGGTGTGCTGCTGCTGGCCTCGGTGGCCGCGATGCAGGGCCGGATCGCCATGTGGCACGTCCTGGGCGAGGGAGTCACCCCGATCAAACTCAAGACGGTGGCGGCCAACGTGTTCACCCACCCGGAGATCGCCACGGTCGGTATCAGCCAGCAATCCATCGAGTCCGGTGAGGTTCCGGCCCGGAGCGTCGTACTGCCCCTGTCCGGGAACCCGCGCGCGAAGATGGAGGGGGTCCGGCGGGGCTTCCTCAAGGTCTTCTGCCGTCCCGCGACCGGTGTCGTGGTCGGGGGGGTCGTGGTCGCGCCGAACGCGAGCGAGCTGATCCTGCCGCTGGCGCTGTCCGTGCAGAACCAGGTGACGGTGGAGGACCTGGCGAACACCTTCTCGGTGTACCCGGCCCTGTCCGGTTCGCTGACCGAGGCCGGCCGGCAGCTGATGAGGCACGACGACCTCGACTGA
- a CDS encoding DCC1-like thiol-disulfide oxidoreductase family protein encodes MSESCVLVYDGDCGFCTRSVRVAERLPVRTRVVPWQEADLDGLGVSEQRARREVLFVEHPGGRVHGGAGAVAALLRNCAGPWRFVGGFLAAPGVRACADAVYRAVARNRHRLPGETPACRLPPEQRPGGRTS; translated from the coding sequence ATGAGCGAATCCTGCGTGCTCGTCTACGACGGTGACTGCGGGTTCTGCACCCGCAGTGTCCGCGTGGCCGAACGTCTCCCCGTGCGTACTCGCGTGGTGCCCTGGCAGGAGGCCGACCTGGACGGTCTCGGCGTCTCCGAGCAGCGGGCGCGGCGCGAGGTGCTGTTCGTGGAACACCCGGGTGGCCGGGTGCACGGCGGAGCCGGGGCCGTGGCCGCGCTGCTGCGGAACTGCGCTGGGCCGTGGCGGTTCGTGGGCGGTTTCCTCGCCGCTCCCGGAGTGCGTGCCTGCGCGGATGCGGTCTATCGCGCGGTTGCCCGGAACAGGCACCGGCTGCCCGGGGAGACCCCGGCCTGCCGTCTTCCCCCCGAGCAGCGCCCCGGAGGGCGCACCTCGTGA
- a CDS encoding neutral zinc metallopeptidase, which translates to MFRGRGVAERDSRAEDTSERGNSPLALLGVLGLVFGIVLLVALSEPDSLFAGGDDSEPDSAPEVRNGHPDPGFEPVSLLENNPVTTRSLRLSATNCELPELTDSAERMSDYYERGVRCLDQAWSGVLDGAGMERGTPEISSDSRTSVCGETRGETRPTAFYCEGTIHLPRQWVLSDLGLDEGSHLLMLAHEYGHHVQRLSGIMRASAERADDSEQSSSDSLRVTRRLELQAECFAGMFVARAVDDGVLDRGRAVSLVETPGSTKLADSHGSPANQRRWKQAGFRERNTAACATWRAPNDAVR; encoded by the coding sequence GTGTTTCGTGGGAGAGGTGTCGCGGAGCGGGATTCCCGAGCCGAGGATACCTCCGAACGCGGGAACTCACCGCTGGCGTTGCTCGGGGTTCTCGGGCTCGTGTTCGGTATCGTGCTGCTGGTGGCTCTGTCCGAGCCGGACAGTCTGTTCGCCGGGGGCGATGATTCAGAGCCGGACTCCGCGCCGGAAGTCCGGAACGGTCATCCCGATCCGGGCTTCGAACCGGTGAGTCTGCTGGAGAACAACCCGGTGACCACGCGCTCCCTGCGGCTGTCCGCGACGAACTGCGAGCTCCCCGAACTCACCGACTCCGCGGAACGGATGAGCGACTACTACGAGCGGGGAGTGCGCTGCCTGGACCAGGCCTGGTCGGGGGTGCTCGACGGCGCGGGCATGGAACGCGGGACTCCCGAGATCAGTTCGGACTCCCGGACGAGCGTATGCGGGGAGACGCGGGGGGAGACCCGGCCGACGGCCTTCTACTGCGAGGGCACCATTCACCTGCCCCGGCAGTGGGTGCTGTCCGACCTCGGCCTGGACGAGGGATCCCACCTGCTGATGCTGGCGCACGAGTACGGACACCACGTGCAGCGCCTTTCCGGGATCATGCGGGCTTCCGCGGAGCGCGCGGACGACTCGGAACAGTCGTCGTCGGACTCCCTGCGGGTGACCCGCAGGCTGGAGCTGCAGGCCGAATGCTTCGCCGGGATGTTCGTGGCCCGCGCCGTCGATGACGGGGTGCTGGACCGTGGGAGGGCCGTGAGCCTCGTCGAGACCCCGGGGAGCACGAAGCTGGCGGACAGCCACGGTTCTCCCGCGAATCAGCGACGGTGGAAGCAGGCCGGGTTCCGGGAACGGAACACGGCCGCCTGCGCCACGTGGAGGGCCCCGAACGACGCGGTTCGGTGA
- a CDS encoding aminodeoxychorismate synthase component I → MRLFIRPIEGDAAATDVLRALDRRARHRGLASPAALTGDWFGGGAVLAPSVRVERRSPETAFEQLDEHPAVTADPASPDEAVGGGWIGYLGYGLTDPADAERLPRRRLPATAWGWADHVLRLDSGGQWWFEALARQEPRELGAELAELVRNAAEESYEFAPATGPVDAPDAALHRKSVRRCVEEIAAGEIFQANVCSRFSLPFEGSPLELFTAGSSRFRPARAAYLAGDWGAVASLSPELFLARHGDVVHSSPIKGTTPRRGPQDDHNAQVLRESLKDVAENVMIVDMARNDLGRVANTGGVTTPRLLRVQPHPGVWHLVSEVRAELPTGTPNAELLAATFPPASVTGAPKSRALEIIADLEADPREVYCGAVGMSSPVAGTELNVAIRTMEYTAGRVAFGVGGGITADSDAESEWQECLTKAAPLLSLLGRGD, encoded by the coding sequence GTGCGACTGTTCATCCGGCCCATCGAGGGGGACGCCGCGGCCACCGACGTGCTGCGTGCTCTCGATCGACGTGCACGACACCGCGGACTCGCCTCCCCCGCCGCGCTGACCGGAGACTGGTTCGGCGGCGGGGCCGTCCTGGCTCCGTCCGTGCGGGTAGAGCGCCGCTCCCCCGAAACAGCCTTCGAACAGCTCGACGAACATCCCGCCGTGACCGCGGACCCCGCCTCCCCGGACGAGGCCGTCGGCGGTGGCTGGATCGGCTACCTGGGGTACGGCCTGACCGACCCGGCGGACGCGGAGCGCCTGCCCCGCCGACGGCTGCCCGCCACGGCCTGGGGCTGGGCCGACCACGTGCTCCGCCTGGATTCCGGTGGGCAGTGGTGGTTCGAGGCCCTGGCCCGGCAGGAACCCCGCGAGCTCGGTGCGGAGCTGGCCGAACTGGTGCGGAACGCGGCCGAGGAGTCGTACGAGTTCGCCCCCGCGACCGGTCCGGTCGACGCTCCGGACGCGGCACTGCACCGCAAGTCGGTACGGCGCTGCGTGGAGGAGATCGCGGCGGGCGAGATCTTCCAGGCAAATGTGTGCAGCCGTTTCAGCCTCCCCTTCGAGGGGAGTCCGCTGGAGCTGTTCACCGCGGGAAGCTCCCGTTTCCGGCCGGCGCGGGCCGCCTACCTCGCCGGGGACTGGGGAGCCGTCGCCTCGCTGTCCCCCGAGCTGTTCCTGGCGCGCCACGGCGACGTGGTCCACAGCAGCCCCATCAAGGGGACCACCCCCAGGCGGGGCCCCCAGGACGACCACAACGCGCAGGTGCTGCGGGAGTCGCTCAAGGACGTCGCGGAGAACGTGATGATCGTCGACATGGCCCGCAACGATCTGGGCCGGGTGGCCAACACCGGCGGCGTGACCACCCCGCGGCTCTTACGGGTGCAGCCCCACCCCGGGGTCTGGCATCTCGTCTCGGAGGTCCGCGCGGAGCTACCCACCGGGACTCCGAACGCCGAACTGCTGGCGGCGACGTTCCCGCCCGCCTCGGTCACCGGGGCCCCGAAGTCGCGGGCGCTGGAGATCATCGCCGATCTCGAGGCGGACCCCCGCGAGGTCTACTGCGGCGCGGTGGGGATGTCCTCCCCCGTGGCCGGGACCGAACTCAACGTGGCCATCCGCACCATGGAGTACACGGCGGGCCGGGTCGCCTTCGGAGTGGGCGGGGGCATCACGGCCGACTCCGACGCGGAGTCCGAGTGGCAGGAGTGCCTGACCAAGGCCGCCCCGCTGCTGTCCCTGCTCGGGCGGGGAGACTGA
- a CDS encoding Maf family nucleotide pyrophosphatase, giving the protein MRFVLASASPARQSVLRAAGIEPVVRVPGVDEEAVRTSLTDPAPDELVTALATAKAEAVVEQVAAEFEEAVVVGCDSMLWTSGPDGYELVGKPPTPDSAARRWSRMAGGTGELLTGHAVLRVGNGSVVARGSDHLSTTVRFGEPSEPELDSYIATGEPLRVAGGFTLDGLGGWFVTGVDGDPSSVIGISLPLTRTLLAGVGVGVVSMWNHTAEESCNS; this is encoded by the coding sequence GTGCGTTTCGTGCTCGCTTCCGCGTCCCCCGCCCGTCAGTCCGTGCTGCGCGCGGCCGGGATCGAACCGGTGGTCCGGGTTCCCGGGGTGGATGAGGAAGCCGTGCGGACCTCGCTGACGGATCCGGCTCCGGACGAGCTGGTCACCGCGCTGGCCACGGCCAAGGCCGAGGCCGTCGTCGAGCAGGTGGCCGCGGAGTTCGAGGAGGCGGTGGTCGTCGGCTGCGATTCGATGCTGTGGACCAGTGGGCCCGACGGCTACGAGCTCGTCGGCAAACCCCCCACCCCGGATTCGGCCGCGCGCCGCTGGTCGCGGATGGCGGGGGGAACCGGTGAACTGCTCACCGGACACGCGGTGCTGCGGGTGGGCAACGGCAGCGTCGTCGCCCGCGGCAGTGATCACCTCTCCACGACCGTCCGCTTCGGTGAGCCCTCCGAGCCGGAGCTGGACAGCTACATCGCCACCGGCGAGCCGTTGCGGGTGGCCGGTGGATTCACTTTGGACGGGCTCGGCGGCTGGTTCGTCACCGGAGTGGACGGCGATCCCTCCAGCGTGATCGGTATCAGCCTTCCGCTCACCCGCACCCTGCTGGCAGGTGTGGGGGTCGGGGTGGTTTCGATGTGGAATCACACAGCGGAGGAGAGTTGTAACTCGTGA
- a CDS encoding putative leader peptide, translating into MTPRSDRSAARYLTQRLHVDLRRQASCICRR; encoded by the coding sequence ATGACACCCCGAAGCGACCGGAGCGCCGCCCGGTATCTCACACAACGCCTGCACGTCGACCTGCGACGGCAGGCCAGCTGCATTTGTCGCCGGTGA
- a CDS encoding dicarboxylate/amino acid:cation symporter encodes MAVLASLLLGALLGWLADSTGAEWLVTTLDTIGSTFTKLLTFTVLPLIFTAIVLGITSLRSMGGGRAAARLGGKTAMWFAITSLVSVLIGIGVAGALRPGQGVDISPDQQRVNDVNEMSSGSWLDLVQGLVPEHLVGAFANGETLQVVFVSLLVGAAAYSLGDKAKPFVEFNRAAFEIIQRILGWIIRLAPLGTLGLIGNAVATYGNEFFAPLLKLTGATYLGCALVLFGLYPLLLWFVARVSPAKFFGKVWTVLQFAFVSRSSGASLPLSRQAAVNLGVDRSYASFAVPLATTTKMDGCAAVYPAVGSIFIANLFGFEMGITQYLTIVAVAVFGAIATAGVTGWFTMLTLTVGALDFPPAMIATGIAIAYAVDPIMDMMRTMTNVAGQIAVPTVVARTEGILDDEVLEAPGSPLLINGDEETSEPDERREESEEEPVLAKA; translated from the coding sequence GTGGCGGTCCTCGCTTCGCTGCTGCTCGGTGCCCTGCTGGGCTGGCTGGCCGACTCCACCGGAGCGGAGTGGCTGGTCACGACGCTGGACACCATCGGCTCCACGTTCACCAAGCTGCTCACCTTCACGGTGCTGCCGCTGATCTTCACCGCCATCGTGCTCGGCATCACGAGCCTGCGCTCCATGGGCGGTGGACGCGCCGCGGCCAGGCTCGGTGGCAAGACGGCCATGTGGTTCGCGATCACCTCGCTGGTCTCCGTGCTGATCGGCATCGGAGTGGCCGGTGCGCTGCGACCGGGCCAGGGGGTCGACATAAGCCCGGACCAGCAGCGCGTGAACGACGTGAACGAGATGAGCTCGGGATCGTGGCTGGATCTCGTCCAGGGGTTGGTGCCCGAGCACCTGGTCGGCGCCTTCGCCAACGGCGAGACACTGCAGGTCGTGTTCGTCTCCCTGCTGGTCGGTGCGGCCGCTTACAGCCTGGGGGACAAGGCGAAGCCCTTCGTCGAGTTCAACCGGGCGGCTTTCGAGATCATCCAGCGGATACTGGGGTGGATCATCCGTCTCGCCCCGCTCGGCACGCTCGGGTTGATCGGCAACGCGGTGGCGACCTACGGCAACGAGTTCTTCGCTCCGCTGCTCAAGCTCACGGGAGCCACCTACCTGGGTTGCGCGCTGGTGCTGTTCGGCCTCTACCCGCTGTTGCTGTGGTTCGTGGCCAGGGTCAGCCCGGCGAAGTTCTTCGGCAAGGTCTGGACGGTGCTGCAGTTCGCCTTCGTCTCCCGCTCCTCGGGAGCCAGCCTGCCGCTGAGTCGCCAGGCGGCCGTCAACCTCGGTGTGGACCGCTCCTACGCGAGTTTCGCCGTTCCGCTCGCGACGACGACCAAAATGGATGGTTGCGCGGCCGTCTACCCGGCTGTCGGCTCGATCTTCATCGCCAACCTGTTCGGCTTCGAGATGGGGATCACCCAGTACCTGACGATCGTGGCCGTCGCGGTGTTCGGCGCGATCGCCACGGCAGGGGTCACCGGCTGGTTCACCATGCTGACCCTCACCGTGGGCGCGTTGGACTTCCCCCCGGCCATGATTGCCACCGGTATCGCGATCGCGTACGCGGTGGACCCGATCATGGACATGATGCGCACGATGACCAACGTGGCCGGGCAGATCGCGGTGCCGACGGTGGTCGCCCGCACCGAGGGGATACTGGACGACGAGGTGCTGGAGGCCCCCGGCTCACCGCTGCTGATCAACGGGGACGAGGAGACGAGCGAACCGGACGAGCGGCGGGAGGAATCGGAAGAGGAGCCCGTCCTGGCCAAGGCCTGA